In a single window of the Candidatus Omnitrophota bacterium genome:
- a CDS encoding ferredoxin oxidoreductase, which produces MADKKIHQKIVEPEHLFFKAEREQRFITGSEAVKEAIKRANVDMAISYPITPQSESMHLVGDIYAQGYLKDYYRGENELGVMSAVAGASMGGARVFTATGGQGALRAFEMFPTWAGTRLPVVCAFFCRGLNSPLTIQPDTIEIGLLLDTGMVILHAETAQDLYDMILKAFIIAEEPDVHLPIAVFADGFFVTHTRELVEIAPEDMKLPPYDPYKAPVPVMDMETPPVRQMRDPFVMKSNYVSYACHASWQQEVRAAAERARKHINKYLGGLIETENEDAEILIMASGTAVSQSRAAIIRAEEEGIKVGLVKLKSLRPFPKDEIKALAKGKKAVIVPEFNITGWLAREIKSVVEDNSKVIGAPRVFGGMTMPPELILDEIRRRSK; this is translated from the coding sequence ATGGCCGATAAAAAAATTCATCAGAAAATTGTGGAACCGGAACACCTCTTCTTTAAAGCTGAAAGAGAGCAGAGGTTCATTACGGGAAGCGAAGCGGTGAAAGAGGCTATCAAACGGGCAAATGTGGATATGGCGATATCATATCCGATAACGCCCCAGTCGGAGAGCATGCATCTTGTGGGCGATATCTACGCGCAGGGGTATCTTAAAGACTATTATCGCGGGGAAAACGAATTAGGGGTAATGTCGGCGGTGGCCGGCGCCTCTATGGGCGGGGCAAGAGTTTTTACCGCAACCGGCGGTCAGGGGGCGCTGAGGGCTTTTGAGATGTTTCCGACCTGGGCGGGGACGAGGCTGCCTGTCGTATGCGCCTTTTTCTGTAGGGGATTGAATTCTCCCCTGACTATCCAGCCGGATACGATTGAGATAGGTTTGCTGCTGGATACGGGGATGGTCATACTGCATGCCGAAACGGCGCAGGATCTTTACGATATGATCCTTAAAGCTTTTATTATCGCCGAAGAGCCCGATGTTCATCTGCCGATAGCCGTTTTTGCCGACGGGTTTTTTGTCACCCATACGAGGGAGCTTGTTGAGATAGCGCCGGAGGACATGAAGCTTCCGCCGTATGACCCGTACAAAGCGCCGGTGCCGGTTATGGATATGGAAACCCCGCCCGTGAGGCAGATGCGGGATCCCTTTGTGATGAAGAGCAATTATGTAAGTTACGCCTGTCATGCTTCGTGGCAGCAGGAGGTCCGCGCCGCCGCGGAAAGGGCAAGGAAACATATAAACAAATATCTCGGCGGTTTGATCGAGACGGAAAATGAGGACGCGGAAATTCTCATTATGGCCTCCGGCACCGCGGTTTCCCAGTCAAGGGCCGCCATAATCCGGGCGGAAGAAGAGGGAATAAAAGTCGGCCTGGTGAAACTTAAATCGCTGAGGCCTTTTCCGAAAGACGAAATAAAGGCTCTCGCAAAGGGCAAAAAAGCCGTCATTGTTCCCGAATTCAATATAACCGGGTGGCTGGCGAGGGAAATAAAATCCGTTGTTGAAGATAATTCCAAAGTGATCGGCGCGCCGCGGGTGTTCGGGGGAATGACAATGCCGCCGGAGCTGATTTTAGATGAAATAAGGAGGCGCTCAAAATGA
- a CDS encoding ferredoxin oxidoreductase: MSNAIYKISPGFEKVMPKDYRDLVNDGPFGKKLGVKDLGTFKELIEEHPLCAGCGLALSQRLILASLPSPENTVIVGTTGCSSLSFAQVAVHNIHSIFGNQNAVATGLKRALEIRFPDKTKDVVAMGGDGAIGDIGLGMVMHSWFRGEKFTTIMFDNESYANTGGQESGMSQKGAILNMAPTGKKYDKLPMTEIARDAGCVYSASVTPARPKRLEKMVRRAILLARELGPTYIQIYCPCPTNYKFKPSESLKRTRDMEKSGAYQMKEYISPAAEELIKKFEGEEK; the protein is encoded by the coding sequence ATGAGTAACGCAATTTATAAAATCTCACCGGGTTTTGAAAAAGTGATGCCGAAGGATTACCGTGATCTGGTGAACGACGGCCCGTTCGGTAAAAAATTAGGCGTTAAGGACTTAGGGACTTTTAAGGAGCTGATAGAAGAGCATCCTCTTTGCGCGGGATGCGGCCTGGCTCTTTCCCAGCGGTTGATTTTAGCGTCGCTGCCGTCGCCCGAAAATACCGTAATTGTGGGAACCACCGGCTGCAGCAGCCTGTCGTTCGCGCAGGTTGCCGTGCACAATATCCATTCAATATTCGGAAACCAGAACGCCGTTGCCACCGGCCTGAAGCGGGCTTTGGAAATAAGGTTTCCCGATAAGACAAAGGATGTGGTGGCTATGGGCGGAGACGGGGCAATCGGCGACATAGGCCTCGGTATGGTGATGCATTCGTGGTTCCGCGGAGAAAAATTCACGACAATAATGTTTGATAACGAATCTTACGCCAACACCGGAGGTCAGGAGAGCGGAATGTCGCAGAAGGGTGCGATTCTTAACATGGCGCCTACGGGAAAAAAATACGACAAACTTCCGATGACGGAGATTGCCAGAGACGCCGGCTGCGTTTATTCGGCCTCGGTGACTCCCGCGCGCCCGAAACGGCTTGAAAAAATGGTAAGAAGAGCGATACTTCTCGCCAGAGAACTGGGTCCGACCTATATTCAAATATACTGCCCCTGTCCGACAAATTATAAATTCAAACCGTCGGAATCGCTGAAAAGAACGAGGGATATGGAAAAAAGCGGAGCTTATCAGATGAAAGAGTATATAAGTCCCGCGGCGGAAGAGCTGATTAAAAAATTTGAGGGGGAAGAAAAATGA
- a CDS encoding aminotransferase class I/II-fold pyridoxal phosphate-dependent enzyme: protein MKLADRIKNLGTETAFAVGAEAAVFAAKGNKVYPFHLGDLNIATPQNVVDASLKAIKDGKTGYCPNAGVPALREALAEDINKSHGMDYTMENVIIQPGGKPVIGKFILALMNPGDEVLYPNPGYPIYESQIQFNGGVAVPYSYKEGADGFLLDLDSIEKKITDKTKLLIFNDFQNPMAAEASVDELKKIAALAIKHNLFVLCDEAYFDMRYSGKSKSLASLPGMKERCVLLYTFSKKFAMTGWRLGAAIAPKEIAAILGKLNTNDESCSNHFVQYGALAGLTGDQSPVKAIVEELRKRRDKGYEILNSIKGFRCFKPETTFYLFPNVTEAMNNLGFRTYDEFRVTALEKTGVSFCTRLHFGSELPGEKNRYVRFAYSGINIPEMEEGLAKLKAFIEK from the coding sequence ATGAAATTAGCTGACAGGATCAAGAATTTGGGTACGGAGACAGCTTTCGCTGTGGGAGCCGAGGCCGCCGTCTTCGCGGCGAAAGGGAACAAGGTTTACCCCTTTCATCTGGGCGACCTCAACATAGCCACGCCTCAAAATGTGGTGGACGCGTCGCTGAAAGCAATAAAAGACGGTAAAACGGGATACTGCCCAAACGCGGGTGTGCCGGCGCTCCGTGAAGCCCTGGCGGAAGATATAAACAAATCGCACGGCATGGATTACACCATGGAAAATGTCATCATCCAACCCGGCGGAAAACCCGTCATAGGTAAATTCATCCTGGCGCTCATGAATCCCGGCGACGAGGTGCTCTATCCGAATCCCGGCTATCCCATATACGAATCGCAGATACAGTTCAACGGCGGCGTCGCCGTGCCTTATTCCTACAAGGAGGGCGCCGACGGCTTCCTGCTGGATCTTGATTCTATTGAAAAAAAGATAACGGACAAAACAAAACTTCTCATCTTCAATGACTTCCAGAACCCCATGGCAGCGGAAGCCAGCGTTGACGAGCTGAAGAAAATAGCGGCCCTCGCGATAAAGCACAATCTTTTTGTTCTCTGCGACGAGGCTTATTTTGATATGAGGTATTCCGGAAAATCAAAATCCCTCGCCTCGCTCCCGGGAATGAAAGAAAGATGTGTGCTGCTTTACACTTTTTCAAAAAAATTTGCGATGACGGGCTGGCGCCTGGGCGCGGCCATAGCCCCCAAGGAGATCGCTGCCATATTAGGAAAGCTGAACACAAACGATGAGTCCTGCTCGAATCATTTTGTGCAGTACGGGGCGCTGGCCGGTTTGACAGGCGATCAGTCTCCCGTCAAGGCCATAGTGGAAGAGCTGAGAAAAAGAAGGGACAAGGGTTATGAGATATTGAATTCCATAAAGGGTTTCAGGTGCTTTAAGCCGGAGACGACTTTTTATCTTTTCCCGAATGTCACCGAGGCCATGAACAATCTCGGCTTCAGGACATATGACGAGTTCCGCGTGACGGCTCTTGAGAAAACGGGCGTCTCCTTCTGCACGAGGCTTCATTTCGGCAGCGAACTTCCCGGCGAGAAAAACAGATATGTGAGATTCGCCTATTCGGGCATAAACATCCCCGAAATGGAAGAGGGCCTGGCAAAGCTCAAGGCCTTTATAGAAAAATAA
- a CDS encoding carbon monoxide dehydrogenase, whose product MRETNYRVLAGPEGYLPPSAASMGVVLPNRGEALIEGKIVSEKAAMEKIAEKLLGAVNPYFFPGPLILWAWNEKAVEKAKAVIELADTAGAKIIPMPDYRPKYPMINPAEEINPNHPNLTIRHNKIDVCVFVGVHCHYANLALQIIRGGTDCYTIALCGNYGHEDAMISLRDVHAEEVRNLTAVIKNKKGGK is encoded by the coding sequence ATGAGAGAAACTAATTACAGAGTTCTTGCCGGGCCGGAGGGCTATCTGCCGCCGTCGGCGGCGTCTATGGGAGTGGTTCTTCCCAACAGAGGCGAAGCTCTGATTGAGGGAAAAATTGTAAGCGAAAAAGCGGCGATGGAAAAAATAGCGGAGAAACTGCTGGGCGCTGTAAATCCTTATTTTTTTCCGGGGCCGCTCATTCTCTGGGCCTGGAATGAAAAGGCGGTTGAAAAGGCAAAAGCGGTAATAGAGCTCGCTGATACCGCGGGGGCAAAAATAATTCCCATGCCCGATTACCGCCCTAAGTATCCGATGATCAATCCGGCGGAAGAGATAAATCCGAACCATCCTAACCTTACAATACGGCACAACAAAATTGACGTCTGTGTTTTTGTGGGGGTGCACTGCCACTACGCGAATCTTGCACTGCAAATTATAAGAGGCGGGACGGACTGCTACACCATTGCGCTGTGCGGAAACTACGGACACGAGGACGCGATGATTTCACTCAGAGATGTTCACGCCGAAGAAGTGCGCAATTTAACTGCTGTAATAAAAAATAAAAAGGGAGGCAAGTGA
- a CDS encoding NADP-specific glutamate dehydrogenase encodes MSEKEKFIKAVEEKNADQPEFIQCVREIVESVWDIYESSDKFKKARVLDLLVEPERVIIFKVAWQDDAGDVRVNRGYRVQFNSAIGPFKGGLRFHPSVKLGLLKFLAFEQIFKNSLTTLPMGGAKGGSDFDPKGKSDNEVMRFCHAFMGELYRHIGPNTDVPAGDIGVGAREIGYMFGKYKKIKNEFTGVLTGKGATWGGSLIRPEATGYGLVYFVQDMLELVGKDLKDKTVAISGAGNVAQYAAEKVIQLGGKVITLCDSHSTVIDEKGLDSGKLEHVMHIKNVKRGRIKEYSDKYPSVCVIGKNVWEAIKGKNIKVDIALPCATQNELGGENTKALIKNGCFCVAAGANMPLTPEAVALLRKNRILYGPGKAANAGGVATSGLEMTQNSLRFNWTREEVDGKLKDIMKSIHRQCVKYGSEDGYVDYVKGANIAGFLKVANAMIEQGVC; translated from the coding sequence ATGAGCGAAAAAGAAAAATTTATCAAAGCTGTGGAAGAAAAAAACGCGGATCAGCCGGAGTTCATCCAGTGCGTCAGAGAGATAGTGGAGTCGGTGTGGGATATCTATGAAAGCTCCGATAAATTCAAAAAAGCGCGGGTGCTGGATCTCCTGGTGGAACCCGAGAGAGTGATAATATTCAAAGTGGCCTGGCAGGACGACGCCGGAGATGTGCGCGTGAACCGCGGTTACAGGGTGCAGTTCAACAGCGCCATAGGCCCTTTCAAGGGGGGACTGCGTTTTCATCCCAGCGTGAAGCTCGGTTTGCTCAAATTCCTTGCTTTTGAACAGATTTTTAAAAACAGCCTCACGACCCTGCCAATGGGCGGCGCCAAAGGGGGCTCCGATTTTGATCCCAAGGGCAAGTCTGATAACGAGGTGATGCGTTTCTGCCACGCTTTTATGGGAGAGCTGTACAGGCACATCGGCCCGAACACGGATGTGCCCGCCGGAGACATCGGCGTCGGAGCCAGAGAAATCGGTTATATGTTCGGCAAATACAAAAAAATAAAGAACGAATTCACGGGCGTGCTCACGGGCAAAGGCGCGACCTGGGGCGGAAGCCTTATACGGCCGGAAGCCACCGGATACGGCCTTGTTTATTTTGTACAGGACATGCTGGAGCTTGTCGGCAAAGACTTGAAAGATAAGACCGTGGCCATAAGCGGCGCGGGCAATGTCGCGCAGTACGCGGCTGAGAAAGTCATCCAGCTCGGCGGAAAGGTGATAACGCTTTGCGATTCCCATTCAACGGTCATCGACGAGAAAGGCCTGGACAGTGGAAAACTCGAGCATGTTATGCATATCAAAAATGTGAAGAGGGGCAGGATAAAAGAATACAGCGATAAATATCCCTCTGTTTGCGTGATAGGGAAAAATGTCTGGGAAGCGATAAAGGGAAAGAATATAAAAGTGGATATAGCTCTTCCCTGCGCCACGCAGAACGAGCTCGGCGGCGAAAACACAAAAGCCCTGATCAAAAACGGCTGTTTTTGCGTAGCCGCGGGCGCCAATATGCCCCTCACGCCGGAGGCCGTGGCGCTTTTGAGAAAAAATAGAATACTTTACGGCCCCGGAAAAGCGGCAAATGCCGGCGGCGTGGCGACCTCCGGCCTCGAGATGACGCAGAACAGTTTAAGGTTTAACTGGACAAGAGAAGAGGTGGACGGGAAGCTGAAAGATATAATGAAATCCATACACAGGCAGTGTGTGAAATACGGCAGTGAAGACGGCTATGTGGATTATGTCAAAGGCGCCAACATCGCCGGTTTTCTGAAAGTGGCCAACGCAATGATCGAGCAGGGTGTTTGCTGA
- a CDS encoding 4Fe-4S dicluster domain-containing protein encodes MYFAAKVDKEKCNGCKACILSCPEPNVISFNKDEKKIDIDAKRCKNCELCVTGCPSKAIEIVLLQD; translated from the coding sequence ATGTATTTTGCCGCAAAAGTGGATAAAGAAAAATGTAACGGGTGCAAGGCGTGTATTCTTTCCTGCCCCGAGCCTAATGTCATAAGTTTCAATAAAGATGAGAAAAAAATTGATATTGACGCGAAGCGCTGCAAAAACTGCGAATTGTGCGTGACGGGCTGTCCTTCAAAAGCCATAGAAATCGTATTATTGCAGGATTGA
- a CDS encoding DUF4914 family protein yields MNDLSKLKLPPEVSEILSACPGYVVAGSAAELADLACRDAVNGWQEVAYEVPGKGKIVEARVCRVRNGIAANYIEPYMRRRDPECMVIADDQPTNKQRYKDRFGASFDELRKETFAWLAGQELAVYPFVAGAPDIGIDSIVVAPANAGFFAFGLALLQGILDPENLPENFSPKAVIYVAPPFRHTHFNGKQVVVHNRLENMYEMFSYNLYPGPSAKKGVYGMLINLGEQENWITAHCSAVQVVTPYDNKLTIMHEGASGGGKSEMLEHVHREYDGRLLLGSNLSNGSKRYVILPRTCELHPVVDDMALCHRELQKDDGKLYLMDAEDAWFVRVNHINHYGLDPHLESVTMNPPVPLLFLNIDAAPGSTALIWEHIEDAPGVPCPNPRVVIPRRIVPNIINGAVSVGVRSFGVRTPPCTKEKPSYGIIGLFHVLPPALAWLWRLVAPRGHDNPSIVQSEGMTSEGVGSYWPFAAGRRVDQANLLLQQFIENTHTRYIICPNQNIGVWDVGFMPQWIAREYLARRGGANFTIRQVTPARCSLLGYAMKTLMVEGQTIGDWFLQVEKQPEVGEEGYDKGAEILRQFFYEQLSGFLEADLMPEGRRIIECCLNGGTLEDYCSLIKTNPIISEE; encoded by the coding sequence ATGAACGATTTATCAAAACTGAAATTGCCGCCGGAGGTGTCGGAGATATTATCCGCCTGCCCCGGTTATGTTGTAGCAGGGAGCGCGGCCGAACTGGCTGATTTAGCCTGCCGGGATGCCGTAAACGGCTGGCAAGAGGTCGCTTACGAAGTGCCGGGAAAAGGCAAAATCGTTGAGGCAAGAGTGTGCCGGGTGCGCAACGGTATCGCGGCGAATTATATTGAACCATACATGCGCCGCCGGGATCCGGAATGCATGGTGATTGCCGACGACCAGCCCACAAATAAACAGCGCTATAAAGATCGGTTCGGCGCAAGTTTTGATGAACTCAGAAAAGAAACTTTTGCCTGGCTTGCGGGACAGGAACTTGCGGTCTATCCCTTTGTTGCCGGAGCTCCGGATATTGGAATAGACAGTATTGTGGTAGCTCCCGCGAATGCCGGATTTTTCGCATTCGGACTGGCGCTGCTGCAGGGGATACTCGATCCTGAGAACTTGCCGGAAAATTTCTCTCCGAAAGCGGTGATATATGTCGCTCCCCCGTTCAGGCATACTCATTTTAACGGTAAACAGGTTGTTGTGCACAACCGCTTAGAAAATATGTATGAGATGTTCAGTTACAACCTCTACCCCGGCCCGAGCGCAAAAAAAGGCGTTTACGGAATGCTTATAAATCTCGGGGAACAGGAGAATTGGATAACCGCTCACTGTTCAGCGGTACAGGTTGTCACTCCGTATGACAACAAGTTAACAATAATGCACGAGGGAGCCAGCGGCGGCGGAAAGAGCGAGATGCTGGAACATGTTCATCGTGAATATGACGGCAGGCTGCTTCTTGGCAGTAATCTGAGTAACGGGTCAAAGAGGTATGTTATTCTTCCCAGAACCTGCGAGCTTCATCCTGTCGTTGATGACATGGCTTTGTGCCACCGGGAACTGCAGAAAGATGACGGCAAGCTGTACCTGATGGATGCGGAAGATGCCTGGTTTGTGCGGGTGAATCATATCAATCACTATGGGCTCGACCCTCATCTTGAAAGCGTTACCATGAATCCTCCGGTTCCTCTGCTGTTTTTAAATATTGACGCTGCGCCGGGCAGCACTGCACTGATATGGGAACATATTGAAGATGCGCCGGGCGTGCCGTGTCCCAATCCGCGCGTCGTTATTCCCCGCAGAATCGTTCCTAACATAATCAATGGCGCCGTATCTGTGGGAGTTCGCAGTTTTGGGGTCCGCACGCCGCCATGTACAAAAGAAAAACCGAGCTACGGCATTATCGGTCTGTTCCATGTGCTGCCGCCGGCGCTTGCATGGTTATGGAGATTAGTTGCGCCTCGAGGCCATGACAATCCCAGTATAGTGCAGTCGGAAGGTATGACTTCCGAAGGCGTGGGTTCATACTGGCCATTCGCCGCAGGCAGGCGGGTTGATCAGGCCAACCTGCTGCTTCAGCAATTCATAGAGAATACGCATACGCGTTACATAATCTGCCCGAACCAGAATATAGGCGTATGGGACGTCGGATTTATGCCTCAGTGGATTGCGAGGGAATATCTTGCAAGACGTGGCGGAGCCAACTTCACAATCCGCCAGGTTACTCCCGCGCGCTGTTCATTGCTGGGCTATGCGATGAAAACACTAATGGTTGAAGGTCAAACCATAGGCGACTGGTTTCTTCAAGTCGAGAAACAGCCTGAAGTCGGAGAAGAAGGATATGACAAAGGCGCGGAAATCCTAAGACAGTTTTTTTATGAACAATTATCCGGATTTCTTGAAGCCGACCTGATGCCTGAAGGCCGGAGAATTATCGAGTGCTGTCTGAATGGCGGAACACTTGAAGATTATTGTTCCCTTATTAAGACAAATCCGATAATTTCTGAAGAGTGA
- a CDS encoding diaminopimelate dehydrogenase, which yields MSDKIKIAIVGYGNVGRGVEKACGNNPDLELKAVFTRRAGIKTVSGVPAIAVDDAEKHKNDIDVAVLCGGSATDLDQQGPLFAKMFNTVDSFDTHAKIPGYFSVMDGTAKASGKIAVISTGWDPGLFSLQRVLAESVLPDGETYTFWGRGVSQGHSDAVRRIEGVLDARQYTIPLASAAERVRAGEKPSLSTREKHRRDCYVVASDGADKDAIEKAIKSMPNYFADYDTDVTFISREEMEAKHSQMPHGGFVLRSGETAARCGHLIEFSLKLDSNPEFTSSVLVAYARAAGRLNKRGERGARTVFDIAAADLSPKSAEELRKELL from the coding sequence ATGAGCGATAAGATAAAAATAGCCATCGTCGGTTACGGGAATGTGGGCCGCGGCGTTGAAAAGGCCTGCGGCAATAATCCCGATTTGGAACTCAAAGCGGTTTTCACGCGCAGAGCAGGTATCAAAACAGTCTCCGGCGTGCCGGCCATAGCCGTTGATGATGCCGAAAAACACAAAAATGACATAGATGTGGCCGTTCTCTGCGGCGGTTCTGCGACGGACCTTGATCAGCAGGGCCCGCTTTTCGCGAAGATGTTCAACACGGTTGACAGTTTTGACACCCACGCGAAGATACCGGGATATTTTTCCGTCATGGACGGGACAGCGAAAGCTTCGGGGAAGATAGCCGTCATATCAACCGGCTGGGATCCGGGCCTTTTTTCGCTGCAGCGGGTTCTGGCGGAATCCGTTTTGCCGGACGGTGAGACTTACACATTCTGGGGCCGTGGCGTGAGCCAGGGCCATTCAGACGCCGTCAGAAGGATAGAAGGCGTTCTTGACGCGAGGCAGTACACCATACCCTTAGCAAGCGCCGCCGAAAGGGTGCGAGCCGGCGAGAAACCCTCGCTTTCAACCAGAGAAAAACACAGGCGTGACTGCTATGTGGTCGCCTCCGACGGAGCCGATAAGGACGCCATAGAAAAGGCCATCAAGAGCATGCCCAACTATTTCGCCGATTATGACACGGATGTGACTTTCATCAGCCGTGAGGAAATGGAAGCTAAGCATTCGCAGATGCCTCACGGCGGTTTTGTCCTCAGGAGCGGTGAGACCGCTGCCCGGTGCGGACATCTCATAGAATTTTCGCTGAAACTCGACAGCAATCCCGAATTTACATCCAGCGTTCTTGTCGCTTACGCCCGCGCGGCTGGGCGTCTCAACAAAAGGGGAGAGCGCGGCGCGCGCACGGTTTTTGACATAGCCGCCGCCGACCTCAGCCCTAAGAGCGCCGAAGAACTAAGAAAAGAACTTCTTTGA
- a CDS encoding ferredoxin oxidoreductase, protein MKHKSVSIRMSGLGGQGVITAAHIIGGAAVLDGKFSTVNPFFGAEKRLAPAESYVRISENSIYERGEIVYPDITVIFHPHVITLGKSYTMPFYDGLKSDGIVIINAESALDFTDEDKENLKNLKANIFYVPATSIALSVAKTELSVNMAMMGALLGVTKIVSMENLEESLKERFGKKKFIASATTAALDDAMKTKFAKTEQLIERNMAVVKKAVEKVKKYTL, encoded by the coding sequence CTGAAACATAAAAGCGTATCAATACGAATGTCCGGCCTGGGCGGACAGGGAGTGATAACCGCCGCTCACATCATAGGAGGAGCCGCTGTGCTGGATGGCAAATTCAGCACTGTTAACCCTTTTTTCGGAGCGGAAAAGCGCCTTGCTCCGGCGGAGAGTTATGTCCGTATTTCGGAAAACAGTATTTATGAGAGGGGTGAGATTGTCTATCCTGATATAACCGTGATATTTCATCCCCATGTGATTACCCTGGGGAAAAGCTATACAATGCCTTTTTACGACGGACTGAAGAGTGACGGCATAGTGATAATCAACGCCGAATCCGCGCTTGATTTCACCGATGAAGATAAGGAAAATTTAAAAAATCTGAAGGCGAATATTTTTTATGTGCCCGCCACTTCCATCGCTCTAAGCGTTGCCAAGACGGAGCTTTCCGTAAACATGGCTATGATGGGAGCGCTCCTGGGCGTCACCAAAATAGTATCAATGGAAAACCTGGAAGAATCGCTCAAAGAGAGGTTCGGAAAAAAGAAATTTATAGCCTCGGCGACCACGGCGGCGCTTGACGACGCTATGAAAACCAAATTTGCCAAAACCGAACAGCTTATAGAAAGAAATATGGCCGTGGTGAAAAAAGCCGTTGAGAAAGTGAAAAAATATACTTTATGA